In Salvelinus fontinalis isolate EN_2023a unplaced genomic scaffold, ASM2944872v1 scaffold_0002, whole genome shotgun sequence, one DNA window encodes the following:
- the LOC129841834 gene encoding folliculin-like isoform X2, with product MNALVALCHFCELHGPRTLFCTEALHPPSPTPSQAGAPIPGDRESDREGEGLTMRANSSATQRGDMCEGCRSLPASHPGFVSVDSETGIRFLSHQQPRQPQLFSVVRQACVRSLSCEVCPGREGPIFFGDEQHGFVFSHTFFIKDSLARGFQRWYSIVMVAMDRIYLINSWPFLLRHLRLTIQSLQSTALKVFDSEQCVCPQRAVRMNSVFSPAVFPHQRSGNAARSLPSLTQHTNLWASLHSSFSWLLKACGSRLTEKLLEGAPTEDTLVLIERQTEQEEEISCWEGAEGGGSRPQCHQSESELYRDFLFDEGKAEGYPGPKFRSLRHLRQVLGTTDFRQLAWHVLMGNQVILRGADPGLIHSAFTMLKALLPVGCVRSVTYSAQYEEAYRCNFLGLSPDVPIPTHVSSSEFSVLVDVVSVERGSLYSAACGEDILSLYQFNISSTNSQPTDKGPTLLNKIEVALSNENLSVDVVSHCLLCLKEEWMNKVKVLFKFSKVDGRGREDTQKVLALLGATGSGEEDNVKLLKFWMTGLSKTYKSHLMTAVRGGERPLSQ from the exons ATGAATGCTCTGGTAGCTCTCTGTCATTTCTGTGAGCTCCATGGCCCCCGCACCCTGTTCTGCACCGAGGCTCTGCACCCCCCATCCCCCACACCCTCCCAGGCTGGCGCCCCCATACCCGGGGACAGGGAGtcggacagagagggagagggactcACCATGAGGGCAAACAGCTCagctacacagagaggagacatgtgCGAG GGCTGCCGGTCTCTCCCAGCGTCTCACCCTGGCTTCGTCAGTGTGGACAGTGAGACAGGCATCCGGTTCCTCAGCCACCAACAACCTAGACAACCCCAGCTCTTCAGTGTGGTCCGCCAGGCCTGCGTACGCAGCCTCAGCTGTGAG GTGTGTCCAGGTCGTGAGGGTCCTATCTTCTTTGGGGATGAGCAGCATGGTTTTGTGTTCTCTCACACATTCTTCATCAAGGACAGCCTGGCCCGGGGCTTCCAGCGGTGGTACAGTATCGTCATGGTAGCCATGGACAGGATCTACCTCATCAACTCCTGGCCCTTCCTGCTGCGCCACCTCAGACTCACTATACAGAGTCTACAGAGCACAGCACTGAag GTGTTTGAcagtgagcagtgtgtgtgtcctcagaggGCGGTGAGGATGAACAGTGTgttctctcctgctgtcttccccCACCAGAGGAGTGGTAACGCGGCCCGCTCCCTGCCCTCCCTCACCCAGCACACCAACCTCTGGGCCAGCCTACACTCCTCCTTCAGCTG GTTACTGAAGGCCTGTGGTAGTCGTCTGACAGAGAAGCTGCTGGAGGGAGCTCCCACAGAGGACACTCTGGTTcttatagagagacagacag AGCAAGAGGAGGAAATTAGTTGCTGGGAAGGAGCAGAAGGGGGCGGGTCTAGACCCCAGTGCCACCAATCGGAGAGCGAGCTGTACAGAGACTTCTTGTTTGACGAGGGGAAAGCAGAGGGGTATCCTGGTCCAAAGTTCAGGTCCTTGAGACATTTAAGACAG GTGCTCGGGACCACTGATTTCCGCCAGCTAGCATGGCACGTGCTCATGGGAAATCAGGTCATATTGAGAGGGGCTGACCCAGGGCTCATCCATTCAGCATTCACCATGCTGAAG GCCTTGCTACCGGTGGGCTGTGTCCGCTCTGTGACGTACAGTGCCCAGTATGAGGAAGCATACCGATGTAACTTCCTGGGCCTCAGCCCTGACGTGCCCATCCCCACACACGTCAGCTCCTCAG AGTTCTCAGTGTTGGTGGATGTGGTCAGTGTGGAGAGGGGCTCTCTGTACTCTGCTGCTTGTGGTGAAGACATCCTCTCACTCTACCAGTTCAACATCAGCAGTACCAACTCACAGCCTACAGATAAAG gTCCCACGTTGTTGAATAAGATCGAGGTGGCGTTGTCCAATGAGAACCTGTCAGTGGACGTGGTCTCTCACTGTCTGCTGTGTCTGAAGGAGGAGTGGATGAA TAAAGTGAAGGTGCTGTTTAAGTTCTCCAAGGTAGATGGGCGTGGGAGGGAGGACACCCAGAAGGTGTTGGCCCTGCTGGGTGCCACGGGGTCTGGGGAGGAGGACAACGTCAAGCTGCTCAAGTTCTGGATGACGGGACTCAGCAAGACCTACAAGAGCCATCTGATGACCGCTgtcagaggaggggagaggcCCCTTAGCCAGTGA
- the LOC129841854 gene encoding glutamate-rich WD repeat-containing protein 1-like, with product MSAPGEVTLPNEDGEMEEMEGGGSDEDEMEEEGKDGEQETQVYVPGKQPLQPGEELEMDRSAYRMYHDCQTGAPCLSFDVLRDANGDGREQYPLSMLLCAGTQADAALSNRLLLIRMHNLHGTTEKVKERDESSDGESDEEDDDDEDKKPQMELAMMPHYGGINRVRVTHRGDQSLAAVWSEKGQVEIFDLRSQMEAVHSSAAMSTFVKQQKEAMPLFSFSGHMTEGFAIDWSPKVPGRLVSGDCKKNIHVWEPREGGTSWQIDQRPFSSHTKSVEDLQWSPTEATVFASCSVDQSIRVWDTRAPPNSMLCAKEAHSSDVNVISWNRTEPFLLSGGDDGLLKVWDLRQFQSGRPVANFKQHSAPVTSVEWNPVDSSVFAASGADDVVSQWDLSVESCDVGARADGVKDLPPQLLFLHQGQTEVKEIHWHPQISGVMVSTALSGFNVFRTISV from the exons ATGTCGGCGCCCGGAGAAGTCACGCTTCCGAAcgaagatggagagatggaagaaaTGGAAGGGGGTGGCAGCGACGAAGACGAAATGGAAGAAGAGGGAAAGGATGGAGAACAGGAAACTCAAGTTTATGTCCCCGGAAAACAGCCTCTCCAACCCGGAGAGGAGCTCGAGATGGACCGTTCGGCTTACCGCATGTACCACGATTGTCAGACAG GTGCTCCTTGCCTGAGCTTCGACGTGTTGAGAGATGCGAATGGAGACGGCAGGGAACAGTATCCCCTCTCTATGTTGCTCTGTGCAGGCACACAGGCTGACGCTGCCCTCAGCAACAG ACTGCTTCTCATACGCATGCACAACCTCCATGGTACTACAGAGAAAGTGAAGGAGAGGGACGAGAGCAGTGATGGAGAGAGTGAtgaagaggatgatgatgatgaagataagAAGCCACAGATGGAGTTGGCCATGATGCCTCACTACGGAGGGATCAACAGAGTCCGA GTGACCCATCGTGGAGATCAGTCATTGGCTGCTGTCTGGTCAGAGAAAGGTCAGGTGGAGATATTTGACCTCCGATCCCAGATGGAAGCCGTCCACAGTTCAGCTGCCATGTCAACCTTTGTCAAACAGCAGAAGGAAGCCATGCCCCTCTTCAGTTTCTCAGGTCACATGACGGAGGGCTTTGCCATTGATTGGTCGCCCAAAGTACCCG GTCGGCTGGTCAGTGGCGACTGCAAAAAGAACATCCACGTGTGGGAACCACGGGAGGGAGGGACTTCCTGGCAGATCGACCAACGGCCTTTCAGTTCTCACACCAAATCCGTGGAGGACCTGCAGTGGTCCCCCACAGAAGCCACG GTTTTTGCCTCCTGCTCTGTGGATCAGTCCATCCGGGTCTGGGACACCAGAGCCCCGCCCAACTCCATGCTCTGTGCCAAGGAGGCACATTCCTCAGACGTCAACGTCATCAGTTGGAACAGGACTGAACCATTCCTCCTGTCTGGCGGGGACGACGGACTTCTGAAAGTTTGGGACTTGAGGCAGTTCCAG TCGGGCCGGCCGGTGGCTAACTTCAAGCAGCACAGCGCGCCAGTGACATCAGTAGAATGGAACCCTGTGGACTCCAGCGTGTTCGCCGCCTCTGGAGCGGACGATGTGGTCAGCCAATGGGACCTATCGGTAGAGTCATGTGATGTGGGTGCGAGGGCGGATGGGGTGAAGGACCTGCCCCCCCAGCTGCTGTTTCTGCACCAGGGTCAGACAGAGGTCAAGGAAATCCACTGGCACCCGCAGATATCTGGAGTGATGGTCTCTACTGCTCTGTCAGGCTTCAATGTGTTCAGGACCATCTCtgtatag
- the LOC129841883 gene encoding uncharacterized protein LOC129841883 isoform X1, whose product MSRSVLLLLSILTLQGSGCDYFLRGVVDNLQTTINSDHSGFRKVFPKDYWISHHYNVNLLCNTDPCCVFRAATVLSDSWLQLRSQLWPEHHSFEFISNIIQALDDRGMTKGRFEDPDPSVLPSVSSSPEKLLNFTSSVFSKWLELGCSAPVDTCPFPTLASPAGEEERAALESKKVRLLTTRAVHRENEGETGMRLHTPPPTNRSPTSKGGLLLVLSGSLFFLNLYLTRQVN is encoded by the exons ATGTCACGATCAG TTTTACTGTTGCTATCAATATTGACACTCCAAGGTAGCGGATGTGATTACTTTTTGAGGGGGGTTGTCGATAATCTTCAAACCACCATTAACTCAGACCACTCTGGATTT CGTAAGGTGTTCCCTAAAGACTATTGGATTTCCCACCACTACAATGTCAACCTGCTGTGCAACACTGATCCG tgttgtgtgttccgagCTGCGACTGTTCTCTCTGACTCCTGGCTCCAGCTCCGCAGCCAGCTGTGGCCAGAGCACCATAGCTTCGAATTCATCTCCAACATTATACAAGCCCTGGATGACAGGGGTATGACAAAAGGG AGATTTGAGGATCCTGACCCTTCAGTTCTtccctccgtctcctcctctccaGAGAAACTTCTCAACTTCACTTCATCTGTTTTCTCCAAATGGCTGGAGCTGGGGTGCTCGGCCCCGGTGGACACTTGTCCCTTCCCCACTCTGGCCTCTCCTGCTGGTGAGGAAGAAAGGGCAGCTTTGGAAAGTAAAAAAGTGAGGTTATTAACCACACGAGCAGTTCACAGGGAGAATGAAGGGGAAACAGGGATGAGGTTACACACACCTCCACCAACCAATAGGAGCCCAACATCCAAAGGTGGGCTCCTATTAGTTCTTTCTGGgtctttgttttttttaaacctttatttaactaggcaagtcaattaa
- the LOC129841883 gene encoding uncharacterized protein LOC129841883 isoform X2, whose product MKIKGCHDQRKVFPKDYWISHHYNVNLLCNTDPCCVFRAATVLSDSWLQLRSQLWPEHHSFEFISNIIQALDDRGMTKGRFEDPDPSVLPSVSSSPEKLLNFTSSVFSKWLELGCSAPVDTCPFPTLASPAGEEERAALESKKVRLLTTRAVHRENEGETGMRLHTPPPTNRSPTSKGGLLLVLSGSLFFLNLYLTRQVN is encoded by the exons ATGAAGATAAAAGGATGTCACGATCAG CGTAAGGTGTTCCCTAAAGACTATTGGATTTCCCACCACTACAATGTCAACCTGCTGTGCAACACTGATCCG tgttgtgtgttccgagCTGCGACTGTTCTCTCTGACTCCTGGCTCCAGCTCCGCAGCCAGCTGTGGCCAGAGCACCATAGCTTCGAATTCATCTCCAACATTATACAAGCCCTGGATGACAGGGGTATGACAAAAGGG AGATTTGAGGATCCTGACCCTTCAGTTCTtccctccgtctcctcctctccaGAGAAACTTCTCAACTTCACTTCATCTGTTTTCTCCAAATGGCTGGAGCTGGGGTGCTCGGCCCCGGTGGACACTTGTCCCTTCCCCACTCTGGCCTCTCCTGCTGGTGAGGAAGAAAGGGCAGCTTTGGAAAGTAAAAAAGTGAGGTTATTAACCACACGAGCAGTTCACAGGGAGAATGAAGGGGAAACAGGGATGAGGTTACACACACCTCCACCAACCAATAGGAGCCCAACATCCAAAGGTGGGCTCCTATTAGTTCTTTCTGGgtctttgttttttttaaacctttatttaactaggcaagtcaattaa
- the LOC129841834 gene encoding folliculin-like isoform X1 encodes MCQRMNALVALCHFCELHGPRTLFCTEALHPPSPTPSQAGAPIPGDRESDREGEGLTMRANSSATQRGDMCEGCRSLPASHPGFVSVDSETGIRFLSHQQPRQPQLFSVVRQACVRSLSCEVCPGREGPIFFGDEQHGFVFSHTFFIKDSLARGFQRWYSIVMVAMDRIYLINSWPFLLRHLRLTIQSLQSTALKVFDSEQCVCPQRAVRMNSVFSPAVFPHQRSGNAARSLPSLTQHTNLWASLHSSFSWLLKACGSRLTEKLLEGAPTEDTLVLIERQTEQEEEISCWEGAEGGGSRPQCHQSESELYRDFLFDEGKAEGYPGPKFRSLRHLRQVLGTTDFRQLAWHVLMGNQVILRGADPGLIHSAFTMLKALLPVGCVRSVTYSAQYEEAYRCNFLGLSPDVPIPTHVSSSEFSVLVDVVSVERGSLYSAACGEDILSLYQFNISSTNSQPTDKGPTLLNKIEVALSNENLSVDVVSHCLLCLKEEWMNKVKVLFKFSKVDGRGREDTQKVLALLGATGSGEEDNVKLLKFWMTGLSKTYKSHLMTAVRGGERPLSQ; translated from the exons ATGTGCCAAAGG ATGAATGCTCTGGTAGCTCTCTGTCATTTCTGTGAGCTCCATGGCCCCCGCACCCTGTTCTGCACCGAGGCTCTGCACCCCCCATCCCCCACACCCTCCCAGGCTGGCGCCCCCATACCCGGGGACAGGGAGtcggacagagagggagagggactcACCATGAGGGCAAACAGCTCagctacacagagaggagacatgtgCGAG GGCTGCCGGTCTCTCCCAGCGTCTCACCCTGGCTTCGTCAGTGTGGACAGTGAGACAGGCATCCGGTTCCTCAGCCACCAACAACCTAGACAACCCCAGCTCTTCAGTGTGGTCCGCCAGGCCTGCGTACGCAGCCTCAGCTGTGAG GTGTGTCCAGGTCGTGAGGGTCCTATCTTCTTTGGGGATGAGCAGCATGGTTTTGTGTTCTCTCACACATTCTTCATCAAGGACAGCCTGGCCCGGGGCTTCCAGCGGTGGTACAGTATCGTCATGGTAGCCATGGACAGGATCTACCTCATCAACTCCTGGCCCTTCCTGCTGCGCCACCTCAGACTCACTATACAGAGTCTACAGAGCACAGCACTGAag GTGTTTGAcagtgagcagtgtgtgtgtcctcagaggGCGGTGAGGATGAACAGTGTgttctctcctgctgtcttccccCACCAGAGGAGTGGTAACGCGGCCCGCTCCCTGCCCTCCCTCACCCAGCACACCAACCTCTGGGCCAGCCTACACTCCTCCTTCAGCTG GTTACTGAAGGCCTGTGGTAGTCGTCTGACAGAGAAGCTGCTGGAGGGAGCTCCCACAGAGGACACTCTGGTTcttatagagagacagacag AGCAAGAGGAGGAAATTAGTTGCTGGGAAGGAGCAGAAGGGGGCGGGTCTAGACCCCAGTGCCACCAATCGGAGAGCGAGCTGTACAGAGACTTCTTGTTTGACGAGGGGAAAGCAGAGGGGTATCCTGGTCCAAAGTTCAGGTCCTTGAGACATTTAAGACAG GTGCTCGGGACCACTGATTTCCGCCAGCTAGCATGGCACGTGCTCATGGGAAATCAGGTCATATTGAGAGGGGCTGACCCAGGGCTCATCCATTCAGCATTCACCATGCTGAAG GCCTTGCTACCGGTGGGCTGTGTCCGCTCTGTGACGTACAGTGCCCAGTATGAGGAAGCATACCGATGTAACTTCCTGGGCCTCAGCCCTGACGTGCCCATCCCCACACACGTCAGCTCCTCAG AGTTCTCAGTGTTGGTGGATGTGGTCAGTGTGGAGAGGGGCTCTCTGTACTCTGCTGCTTGTGGTGAAGACATCCTCTCACTCTACCAGTTCAACATCAGCAGTACCAACTCACAGCCTACAGATAAAG gTCCCACGTTGTTGAATAAGATCGAGGTGGCGTTGTCCAATGAGAACCTGTCAGTGGACGTGGTCTCTCACTGTCTGCTGTGTCTGAAGGAGGAGTGGATGAA TAAAGTGAAGGTGCTGTTTAAGTTCTCCAAGGTAGATGGGCGTGGGAGGGAGGACACCCAGAAGGTGTTGGCCCTGCTGGGTGCCACGGGGTCTGGGGAGGAGGACAACGTCAAGCTGCTCAAGTTCTGGATGACGGGACTCAGCAAGACCTACAAGAGCCATCTGATGACCGCTgtcagaggaggggagaggcCCCTTAGCCAGTGA